Sequence from the Poecile atricapillus isolate bPoeAtr1 chromosome 21, bPoeAtr1.hap1, whole genome shotgun sequence genome:
GGTCAAATTGCAGAGGATTTGTTCTCTCCACCTCAGTCTGGGGTGGAAGGAGTGGAGTGGAGAGTCCACCACTGTCAGGTGGACGTGCACTTGCAGGAAGGGATGGATTACCTCAGCTCTCTTGCTGAGCAGAGCCCCCTCCAGGGTAGggcttttatttctcctcttcATAGCTCACTGGCACCCCTCACCTTCACAGAGCCTGTGGCTCCCAGCTGAGAGCCTGGATCCCATCCATGTGTAGCAGCCCTGGGACTCTGCAGGGGTAGGTGTGAATCCAGCACGGGGTAGCTGTAGAGGTTGTTTGCCaaccctggcacaggggtgTCAACCACCACCAAACCTACAGCATGTCCCCCTTTGGATAAGCCAAGTGGGGAGAGTGGAGACTCTCAACACAGAGATCTCTACATTTAAGAAAGGGAAGAGCCTAGAGGTGGGGAGGAAGAGGCACCTGCCTGTCTAGGGAGTTTTTTTGTACCTTTTTCTCTCTTAGGAGTCCATGAGGTCCAAAGCTGTCTgaagaaggcaggaaggaaaatagaaattaaatgagGAGGGAGGTATTTTATGGAAATGCATTATGGAGAGAGCTGTGAGAAGGAGTGAGAGAGCAAATGTGGAGTAGGATGTGTGATGGAGGGGGAGGAGAAAGCAGGGGCggcaggagaagcagcaaagaacaggaagagcagaggaaaatgGAGGTGAAGAAGAGCTGAGCAGAGGTGGGTGGCAGAGAGGCTGGATGAggatcctgctcctggagccagctggcagTGTGGTGGGGTTGTGTGGCTCCTGGTGCTTCActcctggcacaggcaccaTGCAAGGGCAGGAATGAGGGCTGGGTGGTGGGGATGCCCTGGAAACAGTGCCAGAAGGGAGCTGTGGTGTGGCCAGGCCCTCCTACAGAGCCACTGGCTTGCCCTGCTTGCTGGAGGAGCCCAAAGCAAGGGCCAGGCCTGCACTGATGTTGGTCACCTGCTGCTGCTTAGTGACATGGAACAGCTGTTATTTAGGTCACAGGCTGGCCACAGACACAGCCTGGCtggctctgccttctcctctgtAGGGTCTGTTGGTCcaggtgctgctctgccctcagcATCCAGCCCTCCCTGGCACCGTGCAAACAGCCAGGATGCTGCAAGGGTGGGATGTTAACAGGAGGATGTGTCTTGTGACTTCTGAGCTGGGTggggagagcagcagtgcagggcaTGGAAAGGGGAGTGGGAAGGATGGGACACGGGCTGGGAGGTGAGAGTGGCACACACCACATTGGGTGTCCTGTGGCTGTAGCTGTGCACTCCATCAGCATCACTTCTTGCAGCTCCTCAGCGCTGGCTCAGCCCCAGGGCACGCTGTCacctccctgccagctctgcaatgccacctgctggggctgggctgctccGGAGGAGCAGAGAAGCAACACAGCAGGAGGGGTGGAATGGGAAAGGGACATCAAGCatctccttctcccttccagCATGACAGGATTTGTCCCAGCTCTCCCCATCCTGCCCTTGATATGCTGCAGAGCAGACTTGCAGGTCAGCCCTTTCCCACACTGACCCATGAGAAGGGGAAACTTTGTGTGGTTTACGTTGTTAAAATTTCCcctcttatttttaaaagcaggatTCTTGCTGGTGGGGGCTGGGATACCAGTCCTGTGGAGTGCCTCACTCCTGGGATGCAGAATGTGTTCAGTTCCTTCTAGGAGCAAGCTGTGTTTGTACAACACCCCTCAGGGCTTAAGAACATTGTTCTGCAGTGCAGGTACTGAGCCTGACTTTTGGCCAGACTGTTCTCCTTCCCTTCACAGACCCTGACGCTGCCAACAGACAGAGATGGGCTCGTTTTGTGCTCTGAACTTCTGCACCATGTGTGTTCCTTACCCCATCCCTTTAGGATTTTCCATCATGAAGAGCTCTGCATCCAGGACTAGATGCAGCATTTCACTGAGCACAGCCAGCTGGTGGTGGGTGCAGTGTGCCCCTCCTGAGCcccttcttcctccctcctgctgctgccaaccCTGGTCCCACACGGGGTGAGGCAGTGCTGGTGGAATTGTGGCCGGCTCTGCGAATAGCTGGGGTGTGTTAAACAGAGGCACTAATTAGTCAGAACTCATTAGCATTGTTGCTGCTCTGGCAGGGATGTCTCTGGCACAGCCAGGTGCTGCAGGGCTTGGGGAAGCCGTAGTCTCTGTGCTCTCCATGCTGGCACAGGGCCTGGCAGCCTCTGCCATCCCCATGGATCGGTGCTGCCTTGGGATGCTGCAGCCGCTGTCCCAGCATCGCTGGCTGGGACCTGACTGCTCTGTGGGAGGCAGGAGGGGGCAGGTGGCTTGTCCTGCTCTCCCCAAGTGCTGCTTGTGCATAGAGCTGGCCACCACAGGGCTCCCCAGCCTTTCCAAGGACCTCCAGGGACTGCTTGGGTCTGCTGTGTCAGGAGGTTTCCCTGCACATCCATCCTCTCTGGGGTGGGCACtcactgcaggtgctgctgtgaggaaggagaggagcaCACTCATCCTTCCTTGccatgcagctgcagctggatgtACAGACTGTGCCAGTGCCTATGGGATGGGTGGGACTGGGGAGCCCCTCAGGGTTGGGAGATCTTGTTGTTCCTGTGGGGAAACATATGCTGAAAGAGACAGGCTGCAGAAACAGGGATGCTCTGACCAGAGCAGCCTGGTCACTGGATTATCCTGCTGAAATGCTGAATATGGAGAAATCTATAGATTTGCAAGTCCAGGGAGCAGGGGTGATGGGAGCTGTGTGACTGTCCATGACAGTAACTAGGAACAACCAGTGTCTGGCCTGCAGAGGGTATCAAAAAAAGTCTGTTGGAAACCATATGGCTCTTTCTGGCCTACAGAAGGAGACATTACTGGTGCAAGCATTTGGTTGCCTTGGAAGGATTCAAAACACATCTGTTAAATGTTGCCCATGGAAAGCccttgctgcagcagcagcttatTATCTacagggaggaaggggaagcaTTAAAAACAATTTGATATTCCTCTCTTTGTAAATGAAAGAATGGTAAACATTGTTTGGCATCCTGGATAAATCTGTAGCACAGCACTGGGCCAGCTGGTGATAAACAGCACCAGTCGATTCTTCCAGTCCATTTTCAATCCACTATTGAATCCAGAAAACTCTGGGGACTGACCAGGCTTTGATGATCCCAGGGGATGGCTAGAACAAAGATTTGGAGGCAAACACTTTTATGGAGTAAACAGCCCTGTAAGGAAGTGATTCATGTGCTGGAGTATACGTGGCTTGTGCCATGGTCCCAGCTGCCTCCTGggtccccctgtgctgctgggttgTGACCAGCCAGATGTGCTGGTCTGCCCAAGGAAGGCCATGTGGGCTTTGCTGCCCTTGTTAAAAAAGAGCTCTCAGCATCAAAAGGCTTCTTTGGGACTTGGCTTTAAAATCCTTGCAGCTGGGGATGGATTTTTCTTAAGTGTCAGGGCTGCCTGGCCCATTTTCTCTCCAGGCAGCTTTGGTGCTCTAAATTCATTAGAGCATTGTCAGAGCAGAGTGACGGGGACAGAGTGCAGATGGCACTGTGCAAATCCATGAGGCACGGGTTTCCTCAGGTTAGCTGAGGGCTGCATCACCTTCTGCCTCTTTGGTTCCCCAAGCTCCATCCTAATGCCAGCTGGTGAAGTAGTGTAATGCCCAAAGTCCCAAGGACTTTCCTATCTTGCTGTTACCCAGCTCTGCACCAGAATTTTTGTCTCCTTTCATTGAGTTCATTTGAGTGAGCCTGGCCAGTTCTTGGGTGAGTTAGCTCTTTGTTccttggagctgctccagagaaGAAAAGTCACAAGGGATTCTGTGGAAGGAGCATCCCCTACAACCCTGAATGAGCTGAACTGCTCTAAAGCTGCTCGGATCTGCTGTGCAGGTGGGAGCAGGTGAGCTGGGGCTTTCTGCCAAGTGCTGGGCAGGTGTTGCTGCTGGTGTAACACACcccccctgctcccttccctcgCTGTCTTCACCTTGGCTGTGCATCCTTTTGGCTTTGCTTCCTCCAGCCCAAAGCCAGAGGAGACAAGAAGGTCACTTCAGAAAGAGCCACCTGGAGAGTGCAGGTTGGGTGGAGAAGGACTTGGTGGTCTGTcaggcagcacagggatgaGAACACAGTGGTCATCATGGAGGAGGATGGAGTTAGGGGGATAGTAGCTAGTCCTGTTCACAGCATTCTTCTTAAAACCTGTGaagcagaagaagctgaagCCTCCATCTCCTGTAGGGCCATGAAGGTCTCCAGAGGCTGATTCCAGCTGCCACACGTGGAAAGTGCCACCCTGTGTTTGCCAGCCTGGAGTACAGACCTCACGCAACACTCGGCCGGAGGGTTTCAGGCACAGTGAGCTGGGTCAGCTCAGACTGATCACATCCTCTTCAGACTCTTTCCTACCTCCTGATCCTCTGCATGCAAGCAAAGTCCCAGCAGAGAATTCTTGCAACTGTTTCTGTTCTTTGGAAAAGAACACAAGGAGCTACATTCCCTGTGAGATCTGGTGATGAGGCCTTgaaaagcagctcctggcactgctgagccCTTGGCTTCAGAAGTGGAAGCCTGAGGCTTGCCCAGGCTCCTCCCTGTTTCCTGCTCTTGGGACAGTTCTTGGAAATGATTTTCTAGGGGATTTTGGCCCTTGAAGAGGAAAACACCTGCTTCTGTGTTGTTCTTTGGCTTAGTGCTTAATCCTGTTGCCACCTATCTGGCCTGGGATCTCCAGAGATTGAtcctcacagccctgctctgcctgatATGTCAGGCatccctcctgcccagctctggcacttGGAGTGAACATCTCTTCACCTCCTGGGCTCCTCTTCTTGCTCTGTGTGCTCAGCCACCCCTTCCTCCTGCTACTGCTGCCAGGAATCATGAGTTTCAGGATGGCCAGGAATCCCCTTCTGAGAATAACTCATCTTAATGACTGTGTTTTCATTTAGCAGAGTCCAGCCCTCAGTTCCTCAGTCTTCTTAGCTGTGAAAGACATTTGTGCTCTGCCTTTCTCTCTTCCATGGTGCTCTAGGGAATGAGGGACTTCTTGTACCTGGTGGAGGATCTGTGCCATCCAGGCCTTTGCCTGTTCAGCACCACTTGTGGCATGTGAGCAGTCCCTCCCTTCTGCTTCATTTTGTCTCTCCATGAAAAGTGGTTATCCAGAAAATAGCACCCCCTCCTTCCTGCTTGTACAGACATGGTTCTTTGGACTGGAATAGCAGCTGCACTGGCTGTCTCTTGATGTGCAGCTCTTTGAACCACAGAGCCAATGCTTGTGAACCCTCTGTCTTCCCTGAAAGGCCCAGAGTGGATGGAGAGAGCTGAAGATGGGCTGTGCAGGtacagctgcagctctggtcTCTGGCTGATCCACATGATGATGCTCTGTCCTGGGAGCATGGAGTTGGGAGCAGCAGTTCTGTCCATGCTGAAGCATCCACCTGGACAGGAGGGAGATTGGAGAAGGAAGAGCTACACCTTGGCCAACCTGTTTGTCACAGCACTGTTTTCTCCTGATGTCTTCCAGAAGTGGATTCAAGAAGAAAGGACGAGGTTCCCCCAAGCCAAGTGTCTGATCTCTCTTTTGCCTCCTGCCAGGTGCAGTTGTAACATCACTTGTGCGAATGTTTCCTTTCCCAGGCTGGTGGAAAAGCCTGGCAGCTTCTGTGGCAGACCTGGTGGCTGCTGAGGAGCTCCTCTGCTCTCACCCAGGGCCAGGTGCCTTGCAGAGGCATGGAATTGCTTCCTGGCTTAAGCCAAGCCTTACTAGGCAGCTCCAGGATGCTGGGCTGTGAGTTGAGCTGACAGTGGATGCACTCAGTGGTAATTTGCTCTTGGTGTTGTGTGATGTTTGTTGCTTGATCCCATAATGCCTCCAGGGACCGGGCTGCTGGGCTGCTCAGGTGTCTGTGCCCGGGTGGATGGGACCAGGGATTATATTTGGGAAGATGCAAAGATACTGTGTCACACTACAAATGGGGTTCATGTTAAAAGCTGGTTTATTTTATACACCTGGTGACTTGCACTGTGTCTTCCAGGTATGAGTGTGTGGAAGCTCAGGACAAAGGTCACTGTTTCATTTTAAGGATGTGGAGCTCATTTGCTGTATTCAAAACAAGACCTGAAGCTCAGTGTGTTGCTGGGTTTTCTTGCTGGGGTGGTGTGGGAATGCCTTTTTATCTCCTCTGACAGCACAGACTGTGTGATCCTCTATCCCATCAAGACTGTTGAGTTTGATCCCAGTTGGCTTCTGGTGTGCACAGACAATTGGGCTGGGATGTGCCTGGTGTCACTTGGGGTGTGTGGGGAGAACTGGAGCACACCAGCTACAGACAGAGCTGTGGCACTCACAGCCCTAGTGGGAACCATGGCTGAAAGCAAAGCCTTTGCTGGGCTTGTAGGGATCTGTTGGAGTGTTCTCTTCTCCCCCTCTAAGCCTGACCTTTCTCCTTGGCATCCTGGCCAGTGACCTGCTTGTCTCCCTTCTCTCTAGCTCACCTCACACGTGCCCATCATACCACACAGTGTCTGACTTCTCTGTCTCATCTCTCCTTGTGCAGCCACACCAACAGAGCCAGAATCAGTGGTGAAGAAGTACCTAGAAGAGCTGAAGAGTGCTCCTGCTGATGAGGTAAGAGGACAGTGAATTAACTCCAGCTTGCCCAGTTCACTGGGGTGCCAAGGAAACCACAGCAGTGCCCAAGGACCGTCCTTCCTTGGGTGTCTGCTGTGGTACATGGTGCTGCTTGCAGTGGCATTGTTGATGTGAGGTGGGGAGTCCTCAGCACTGCCTGAAGTTCACATGTGACAACACATGACTTGTCCTCATCAGAGGACCGTGATGAAGGCACAGTGTGGATTGAATAGCTCATCCTGGCAGTGCCTCCCCGTTTCTTTTGGAGGAAGGAGTTTGGTTTTGGTCTCAGTGCTGAGAGGTCAAAACTAGAGATCAAACCCTGCACTGGAGCTCCTTTGCAGAGAAGCAGGATGTAAGCATGCTCTTCTCTCTGACTGATGACAGCTCTCCACCTCCTGGACAACGCAGGAAGTGGAGTGGAGCATAACCAGCCAGATTAGGAAACTTGTCTCTGTGTCCTTAAATCTCAATTAAAGCGGCAGGCAAATGTTCCTGAAGCATCTCCTTGATGGCTTCCTTGGTGTGTCAGTCCTCAGGAACAGCCTGTGCTCACACCACACGATGGTTTCTCCTCTAGGACTGCATGATCTGCATGGAGAAGCTGTCCTCCCCCTCGGGCTACAGCGACTCGTGCCAGTCCAGCACCATCAGGCCAGAGGCCGTCGGTCGCCTGAGGAACTGCCAGCACTCCTTCCACATGCTCTGCATGCTGGCCATGTACTCCAATGGGAACAAGGTACTGAGCTGGCCTATCCTCACCAGGCCCCTGTGTGTAGGTGGCTGGGCTGTGGAGCTCTGATGTGGCTTCTCTCCCGTGGCAGGATGGCAGTTTGCAGTGTCCCTCCTGTAAAACCATCTACGGAGAGAAAACCGGCACCCAGCCCAAAGGGAAGATGGAGATCTCCACtttcccccagtccctcccaggaCACAAGGACTGTGGGACGATCCGGATTGTGTATCACATCAGCAGGGGCATCCAGGTGAGTGCCCAGCATGCTGCCAgacagcacaggctgggagagcctcccagaaaattcctggaattcagtgCAGCACCTTCTGGCAGCCCTTTGCTGAGCAGCCTGTGGtgcctggagccagcagctgctctggctgttCTTCAATGTGTGAGGGTCTCCTCCATCAGAGAGATtttcctgagcagctccagctgttcaCCTGCAGTAAAGTCTGATTCTTCCTGAAACAAGGAGGAGACTGCACATGATCACAAGGTGGGAAACATCCCACAGTGTGGCTTCACACCCAAGGTTAGTTTCAGTGGTGGGAGTGAACTTTCAAAGGTTTGAGCTGTGTGCCCTTTTTCAAGTGTTACCAGACCacatggaaaaagctgttttgtgGTTTGGGGCTGTCTCCCACCAGAATTTAGGCAGAGTATCCTGGCATGAGATTGCATTTGGAGGATCTGTAATACTCACATAAGAACAAGTCAGACACCTTGTTCTCACCAGCAATACCTTTCTGCCTCTCCATGGAAGAGCAGGTTTGGGATGGGCCTATGTCAGATCCTGCTGCTGAGGGATTGTCCAATTCATATGACAAATCTGTCTCATCTCTTGCAGGGCCCGGAGCACCCCAACCCTGGGATGCCATACACAGCCAGAGGCTTTCCTCGCTATTGTTACCTGCCAGATAATGAGAAGGGCAGAAAGGTGAGGTATCACACCCTCATGAACATCACCCTTCTTAACTTGTCAAGCTCCTGGTGAGCTGCATGCATGGCAGTCTCCTAGCTGCTGCTCCtagctttgtttttccttttcccctctaGGTCCTGGAGCTCCTGAAGGTGGCCTGGAAGAGACGCCTGATTTTCACCGTGGGCACCTCCAACACCACAGGCGAGAGCAACACGGTGGTGTGGAACGAGATCCACCACAAGACTGAGATGGACTCAAACCTGAGTGGCCATGGCTACCCTGACCCCAACTACCTGGACAatgtgctggcagagctggctgctcaGGGTGTCACCGAGGACTGCCTGGGCCAGTGAGCCTCAGGGGCCACCTAGTGCACTTATTCCTGATGCCTTAAGTTGCCATGTCTGACCACCCGTCACACTGAGCAATAACAGTTCCGTGGGAGCCCTGCCCGCTCTTCACATTTTtatgggggggtgggggggagggaaggataTTTTTGTAGAAGCTGTGCTTGTGTCTCTGGGTGGGATTggtggctgcagccaggagcagctgggatgggactgAGGTGACAGATGTCCTGGGGGAAGGCAGGACCTTCCTTTGGTAATGCCTGAGGACAGGATGGGAGAGGAGTGCCTTGCTTCTAATAAACCACGTGGAAGTCAAGCAGGGTCCTCCTTTTGGGACACATCAGCTCCCTGTCTGAGGCACttcttgcctccctcctgccGTGTATCTCTGCTCGGTTCAAATAAACTCTTCATTCTCACAGCAAgaccctgctctgccttcctgctGCCTTGGGGCTTGGGGTGGCTCTCTGGGGAACCAGCCTGCTCTGTGGAGCCACAAACAATCCAGCCAgccaggagggaggagggggagctcagctctgctgcaggaacacaCATCTCAGTGGTCCCAAGGGTCATGGTTCCAGTCTGTCAGTGCTTTGGCCACTGGAGTTTGGTGGTCTGTGGCCATGGTGCCAGCAGAGGTGACGTATCAGTGTCCACCCTGTGGGCAATTGTATCCCCCTGCTCTTGGCTGTGGGCTGCCAGCCCCACTCCTCCCATCCCAAAGATGAGAGGCAGAACCTGTCCCTGTCTCCTCTCAGGTGAAATGGCAGCAATTCAGTGAAGCCtgtgcagggaggagctgctgtgctttgtgctgctgctgctgcagggctgctggtgcCACCAGCTGGTGACAGTCACctcccagcagcagtggtggCCAGCCCAGCTGCTAGCAGCGATGCTCTGGCTgtgagctgttcctgctgcaggtgctggcaCCTTGCAAATGGGATATTGTCCTGGTGGCCTTGTGTACATTGTCCCCAGGCTGCTTGTCACATGGGAGCTGTTATCTTTTGAAgagctcttcccttccctgtaGCCAGCACATCCAGCTGCACATTAAATCCATCCAATCCATCCCTTTGGCACTGGTGCCATCTGCCATTTCACCTCCTTCCTGAGAAATCTGGGATGGGGCTGAGCTTTGTGGCACCGCTACCTCAACCTCCTCCTGGACCAGCTGAGGGGTACTTTGCTTCCCATTGTGCCAATATAGAAACTAAAGGTTTTTCTGAGCCATTGAGGGGTGGATCTTTCCCTGGTGTGTGTCTGCAGGCTCTGAGGGGAGCCCCTTCAAACATCCAGTGAACTCTGGGCATGCTGCAGGAATGGCAGCTCCTCGGGAGCTGCAGTGACGTGTCTGTGTTGCTAATCTCTACACAAATGTGCTCTGTCTGCTCCTCTCCCACCCTGGTTGCAAAAGGGAGAGGTCTTGAGTTCAAACTTCAGCTTTGTGTCCCTGGCTCATGTTATCCCAGCAATCAAAGCAGTGAATTGAAGCGAAAATtgaagcagctctgcacagagcaAGAATTTCCTGCTGAGCCTGGCCCAAGGcatctccagcagctgctgctgggtgtgAATCAGCTGGAGCCTCCCTGCATCTGGGCTGGTCCAGGGCAGGGGCACTGGGCTGTGGTGAGCCAGCCGAGCTCAGCAGCTCATCCCTGACTGCAGTTTTTGGGCATGAGGCATCTCCTAAAATCCTTGTCCTCTCCATGGTGGACCTAAGGTGGCCTAGTCCCTGTGGCAGGGGGATACAAGGGGTGGAAAGGAGCAGAGCCAGGTGCTCAGGCACGGTGCTATAGGGATTTTCACCCTTTGAAAGGTGGGATGAAAGCACAACCATGGTGCCTCTCagagccaggaggggacagagccccAAATAAACGCTTAtgatgctctcaggcacatctGACCAAAAGCCTTGTGTGCTCTCAGCTGGAGGCCTAGGGAGAGGACGGGGGGTGTCTCTCCCAGCCCCTGTGGTGATGGCTCATCTGCCACAGGGTGGTTATTATTAGCCCAGCCTTGACCCCGCAGCTATGCTGGGTACCGGCAGCTGAAACTGTGACTCACTGTCCCCCTGCGTCACCCCCCTGCGTCACCCACCCTGCCCTCACCTTGCTGCTGGCACCTCGCCGGGCGGGGAGCACCGGGAAGGGGtctgggggaactggggaggtCCCTGAGCCGAGTGTTGCTGGATAGGTGTGGGGGATAAGGAGGAGGAGGGACGGAGGCTGCAGCTGCGCcagtttttcccctctgcagctggacgGTGTAATCTTTGAATGCCCCATTTCCATTTAATCTGAAGGCGCGGTCCGGCCCCTTGGGAAGGGGGGGGGAAATCTCCTCCCACGCAGGAGTGGGCAGCAGCCGCTCCCCTTGGCAAACACGGGAGAAGGAGCGCTCCCAGCCCTGCGCGGGGGGAGCGGCGGTGAGGGGCTCCCGCTCCAGGGCGACATCCCTGCCCCCATCCCCAGGGCTTGGAAGGGGTACGAGAGATGGGGAAATGTCAGCGTGGGGTGGCCCCAGAGCTGAAAATGCTTCCGTGCTCCTGGTGCTGGGTGGGAGCGTTCACCTGAATGCCGGGATTTGGGTTAATTCGGGTGTGATGCTCCGCAGCGCTTCCCTGCCCgcggggcagggctggctgcaccCGAACCAGTCGGGCACGGGCTCACCCCTGGCTCCGGGGGCCTGGTGGGCACAAGGAATCCGCAGGGAGTTGGGTCTTGGTGGGGCGAGTGGGGTCCAGGACGATTTGCCCGGCTGTCCCCATAGCGCCAACAAAGACTGAGCCCTGCCAACCCATCCTGGAACACGGCCCCGGTGCctcttctgcctcagtttcccctttcACATGACTGTCTTGTGCCTTGACTCCTCGCAGGTGCCTCGGGGGTCCTGCAGGGCGGTGCCCAGCGGGTTTGGGACCAGCGGGTGACTCGGGATGctcagtgtcccctctgccCGCGGGGTCTGGCCGGGCCGGCAGAGCCGGTGCAGGAATGCGGGGCTGGGAGGGTCCGGCTCCAGGACAGGCGGTCCCGGCTGcgggggcactggggacagttCGTCCCCTCGGCAGTGGGACGGGGtgagctgagcagggctgcacaTCCAGCACCACCGGGACGACGCCATGGAGCTGCCGTGGGTGCTGCTGGCGCTGGCTGGGATGGGCGCAGCCGCGGACCTGGGTGACTcccttggggacagggcagAGTGGGACCGGGATCTGGAGGGGTTGCGAGGAATTTGTGCCAGGGAGGGGTTAATGGGGCTGGGCACGGCCGGGGGGTCCCCACAGGAGTGCTGTCCCCCTCATGCTGGCACCTTGTGCCACccccctgtgccagcactggTGTGGGTGCGGGCTGGGGTCAGGCGCTTGCTGAGCCGTGCAGAACCGGCGGGTCCCGTGGCTCAATCCCCCAGCCCGGCTGCCCTACGTGCCCCACCTGCCTCCCACGGCACTGCTGGGCAAGGTCACTGCCACCACCTTCGCTCTGGAGAGGCCCCGCTGCGTCTTCGACGGCCACGCCGATGCCTCGGACGCCGTTTGGCTGGCGGTGGCCTTTGCCAACGGTGAGCGCTCGCTGCTCCTGCCCGTCCCCCCTGtggcaggggacactggggaccctCACCCGCCACCTGTGCCGTGCAGCATCAGCCGCCTTCAGAAACCCCCTGTCCCGGGCTGACGTGCCCCGGTACAAGCAGCTGCCCACTGCCCGCTCCTACATGACCCTGGAGACGGCAGCGGCCGCTTATTCCTGCTCGGCACCGAGCCCGCCCGTCCTGCGGGTCGGGGCTGACACGGCGTGCAGGGACCAGGGTAGACAGGACCCCTGCAATGGGCCCCTGCCCTCTCCGGGACCCTACAGGTAAGGCCAGGAGCCCCAAAGCCCAGCCGGCCTTGCTcgtccccccggtgtcacccccgtTCCCGTGGCAGGGTGAAGTTCCTGCTGATGGGCTGCCGCGGCCCCAAAGCGGAGACGCGGTGGTCCGAGCCCATCCTCCTGCGCAGAGGTACctgtggcactgccacccccCCGCGGGTCCCCTGAACCTGCCTGGTTGGGGTGCTGGCACATGACATGTGccatcaccccaaaacctgcggGGAGAAGTGATTCCCCCATCCATCGCACCGCCCCTGATCCCTCCGTGCTCCCCCAATCCCTCATCCCGCCTCCTTCCAGCCTCCAGCCCCGGCGCCATCGACCCTGCGCCCACTCGCCGTGGCAGTGCCGTGGTGGTCATCGCCTCCATCCTGGCCAGCCTGGGGGCCGTGCTGACCACCGCCgtgctgggagccctggggTACGGGAGGCTGGTGGGGGGACACTCGGCAACCCCATCAGCAAAGAAATGGAGATCTTTTTTAACATtgaaaaaggctttttattCTTAAATCGGGGGTTTCCCGTAGTTTGCAGGACAAAGGGTCTCTTGGGGGCGGCTGGTGCAGAGCACCGCAGACCCCACTTGACGCCTCTGCTTCTGTCTCCCTGCAGTGCCAAGGTGTGGGGCTCCCTGTGCCGCCAGGATTTGGGGACCGACGCCTTCATCCGCAGATCCTACCGGACCCACCACAtccccccggccctgccccagccGCTGCCCCCCGGCTGCGGGTGTAGCCCCCCCGGGCTGTGCCGCTCTGCCCCCCAGCCGTGCCAGAGAGTCACGGAACAGTTCGGGTTGGAAGGGGCTGTACAGACTCGTTTCAAcccgggcagggacaccctccactAGACATGAACTGTCCTGTCAAGTAAAATCTCATTTTACGTCTGCGACTGTCTCCGCCTGGTGTTCGGCCATGCAGGGTGGGACTGTGAAGTTGGGGACCTCAAAAACCACTTGAAGCCCTGGTTTGGTGCCACTTGATGCCGGTGTGGGGGGCATTTGCTGCCACTGGTGGGGTCTGTGGGGGGCATCACCACGGGATATCCCGTTCCCACCGCCCGGGTGAGGGTGGCACCCATCCATGCCGCAAACGCAGCGGTTCTCAGCACGCTTCGCCGGCGGGCgctcaaacaaaacaaaacaaaatgctcCCGGGGAAACGAGCCCAACCTGTTTGCCACGGGGCTGCGGC
This genomic interval carries:
- the LOC131587174 gene encoding uroplakin-3b-like gives rise to the protein MELPWVLLALAGMGAAADLAVQNRRVPWLNPPARLPYVPHLPPTALLGKVTATTFALERPRCVFDGHADASDAVWLAVAFANGERSLLLPVPPVAGDTGDPHPPPVPCSISRLQKPPVPG